The proteins below come from a single Eucalyptus grandis isolate ANBG69807.140 chromosome 3, ASM1654582v1, whole genome shotgun sequence genomic window:
- the LOC104439390 gene encoding LOW QUALITY PROTEIN: putative receptor-like protein kinase At3g47110 (The sequence of the model RefSeq protein was modified relative to this genomic sequence to represent the inferred CDS: inserted 1 base in 1 codon) produces MEKHMAIMFLFFYAQLPLWMSPTMQTNQTDRLALIYFRHSVDEDPLGALSSWNDSFHHCKWQGVICGGRHPERVVSLNLMSKGLGGLLSPHVGNLSFLRSLVLQNNSFRGEIPQSIGHLFRLRRLVLSNNSLGGQMPTNLSQCSKLEILNLIGNHFVGKIPNEFGSLSKLQALGLAINNLVGSIPHSIGNLSQLSKLSLMKNGLQGEIPKTLSKLHGLSFVQLAYNQLTGEIPPTIFNMSGIFYFSVGNNQLRGSIPPYIGDTLPSLFLLDFNSNFFTGVIPPSLSNASSLQYIYYNINSFHGPMPANLGRLKALRVISLTSNELRDDFNFITPLTNCSRLEAILLAFTFLEGQLPDSIGNLSNSISLISMSSNTMHGAIPPSIGNLFNLSYLDLSNNSLGGRVPSCIGALHNLHELYLSGNMLTGEIPSSIGNLTLLNRFYLPFNNFYGEIPQSLGNCRQLIELELSNNNLSGSIPGEVLGLSTISIIFNLAHNQLSGSLPSQVGSLINLGELDLSYNKLMGPIPSSIGKCLVLWQLNLAFNSFHGEIPRXLSTLRVLQKLDVSHNNLSGEIPSFLAQLIDLKYLNLSSNKLEGEVLKQGVFLNASAVSILENGNLCGGIAELNLPSCKSNTSKPLWTSKVRVIATVTAVLSYFIMCLCLFIFWYRRKKLKKNTSSIEFPFKHKFSMVSYEELFRASDGFSESNVIGKGRYGTIYKATTQEGGLVAVKVLNLGHIGASKSFVSECRTLGAIRHRNLMKIVNVCSSVDYHGNDFKALLYEYMANGSLENWIHQGNEEDVEHEHEHGKPGHLGLMQRLDIAIDIASAIEYLHEVCSPKIVHGDLKPSNILLDNKMMGRVGDFGLATVSSPTKTNAMDIDDNGSSLVVRGSVGYIPPEYGMGDMVSTQGDMYSYGILLLEMLTRRRPTEKTFKDHSNLHNFVKVALPDRVMEIVDSAIFNGESENDIERMRGCVASVLRIGVACSMELPQDRMDVAEALKELHKIQARYGSK; encoded by the exons TAATCTACTTTAGACATAGTGTGGATGAGGATCCGCTTGGAGCTTTGAGCTCGTGGAATGACTCTTTTCATCATTGTAAGTGGCAAGGTGTGATATGTGGTGGACGGCATCCCGAAAGAGTCGTGTCCCTCAACCTAATGTCGAAAGGCTTGGGGGGTCTTCTATCACCTCATGTCGGAAACCTCTCTTTCTTGAGAAGCCTCGTTCTACAGAATAACAGTTTTCGCGGTGAAATTCCACAAAGCATTGGCCACTTGTTTCGCCTTCGTCGTCTCGTACTTAGTAACAACTCTTTGGGTGGACAAATGCCCACCAATCTTTCTCAGTGCTCAAAGCTTGAGATTTTAAATCTCATCGGTAACCACTTTGTAGGAAAAATTCCTAATGAGTTTGGCTCTTTGTCAAAGCTTCAAGCTTTAGGTTTGGCTATAAACAATCTTGTAGGATCTATTCCTCATTCTATTGGAAATCTCTCCCAACTTTCTAAGCTTTCACTCATGAAAAATGGGTTGCAAGGAGAGATTCCCAAGACATTGTCCAAGCTTCATGGTTTGAGTTTTGTTCAATTAGCATATAACCAACTCACCGGCGAGATCCCTCCGACAATCTTCAACATGTCCGGCATTTTCTATTTCAGCGTCGGTAACAATCAATTGAGAGGGAGCATTCCTCCTTATATTGGTGAtactcttccttctctctttcttcttgattttaatagtaatttttttactgGGGTTATACCTCCGTCCTTATCAAATGCCTCTAGCCTTCAATACATCTACTATAACATTAACAGTTTTCATGGACCGATGCCCGCAAATCTTGGAAGGCTAAAAGCTCTTAGAGTAATATCCCTTACTTCTAACGAGTTGAGAGATGACTTCAATTTCATTACCCCATTGACTAATTGTTCAAGGCTAGAAGCTATTTTGTTGGCCTTCACTTTTCTTGAAGGTCAATTGCCGGATTCTATTGGCAATCTTTCCAATAGCATTAGTTTAATTTCTATGTCGTCCAACACAATGCACGGAGCCATTCCTCCAAGTATTGGCAATCTCTTCAACTTGTCCTATCTTGACTTATCAAACAATTCGCTTGGTGGTCGTGTTCCTTCTTGTATTGGAGCACTCCATAACTTGCACGAATTGTACTTGAGCGGAAACATGCTAACGGGAGAGATTCCGTCATCAATCGGCAATTTGACTTTATTGAATCGCTTTTACTTGCCATTCAACAACTTCTACGGGGAAATACCGCAAAGTCTTGGTAACTGTAGGCAGCTCATCGAGCTTGAGCTTTCCAATAATAATTTGAGTGGTTCAATCCCAGGGGAGGTTCTTGGCCTTTCTACCATTTCGATTATCTTCAACTTGGCACATAACCAGTTGAGCGGATCTCTCCCGTCTCAAGTTGGGTCCTTGATCAATCTTGGCGAACTGGATCTATCTTACAATAAGCTAATGGGACCAATTCCTAGCTCCATCGGCAAGTGCTTAGTATTGTGGCAGCTCAACTTAGCATTCAATTCCTTTCATGGCGAAATTCCTC CTTTAAGCACATTACGAGTTTTACAAAAGTTGGATGTTTCCCATAACAACTTATCTGGTGAGATCCCAAGCTTTCTCGCTCAACTTATAGATCTAAAGTACTTGAATCTATCTTCAAACAAGCTTGAAGGAGAAGTTCTGAAGCAAGGAGTATTTCTCAATGCTAGTGCAGTGTCTATCTTAGAGAATGGGAATCTTTGTGGAGGTATTGCAGAACTAAACCTTCCTTCTTGCAAATCGAATACCTCTAAACCATTATGGACCAGCAAAGTTAGAGTAATTGCCACAGTGACGGCTGTCTTGTCATACTTCATTATGTGTCTTTGCCTGTTTATCTTTTGGTAtcggagaaagaagttgaaaaagaatACCTCTTCGATTGAATTTCCATTTAAACACAAATTTTCGATGGTCTCTTATGAGGAGCTCTTTAGAGCCTCAGACGGATTCTCTGAGAGCAATGTGATTGGTAAAGGGAGATATGGTACTATCTATAAAGCAACCACACAAGAAGGCGGCTTGGTGGCGGTTAAAGTGCTCAACTTGGGCCACATAGGTGCTTCGAAGAGCTTCGTCTCGGAATGTCGAACCTTAGGGGCTATACGACATCGAAATCTCATGAAAATAGTGAATGTTTGTTCAAGTGTGGACTATCATGGCAACGATTTCAAAGCTCTATTGTACGAATACATGGCTAATGGGAGTTTAGAGAATTGGATACACCAAGGAAATGAAGAGGATGTTGAGCATGAACATGAACATGGAAAGCCAGGGCATTTGGGACTAATGCAAAGGTTAGACATTGCCATTGACATAGCTTCCGCAATCGAATATCTTCACGAGGTTTGTAGCCCAAAGATTGTACATGGAGATCTGAAACCAAGTAACATCCTTTTGGACAACAAGATGATGGGACGTGTTGGGGATTTTGGGCTGGCGACAGTTAGCTCCCCTACGAAAACAAACGCCATGGACATTGATGACAATGGTAGCTCATTAGTAGTGAGGGGTTCCGTAGGTTACATACCTCCCG AGTATGGCATGGGGGATATGGTATCCACACAAGGCGATATGTACAGCTACGGTATACTTTTATTGGAAATGTTAACTAGGAGGAGACCCACGGAAAAGACTTTCAAGGACCATTCAAATCTCCACAACTTTGTTAAGGTGGCTCTGCCAGACCGAGTGATGGAGATTGTGGACTCGGCCATTTTTAACGGAGAAAGTGAGAATGACATTGAGAGGATGAGAGGATGCGTTGCCTCCGTCCTAAGAATTGGAGTTGCATGCTCGATGGAGTTACCACAAGATCGGATGGATGTGGCCGAAGCTCTCAAGGAACTGCATAAGATTCAGGCTAGGTATGGATCCAAGTAG